Proteins encoded within one genomic window of Equus caballus isolate H_3958 breed thoroughbred chromosome 20, TB-T2T, whole genome shotgun sequence:
- the EHMT2 gene encoding histone-lysine N-methyltransferase EHMT2 isoform X3, whose amino-acid sequence MRGLPRGRGLMRARGRGRAAPPGSRGRGRGGPHRGRGRPRSLLSLPRAQASWAPQLPTGLTSPPIPCVPSQGEAPAEMGALVLEKEPRGATERVHGSLGDTPRSEETLPKANPDSLEPAGPSSPASVTVTVGDEGADTPVGATPLIGEEPENLEGDGDLHGGRILLGHATKSFPSSPSKGSACPSRAKMSMTGAGKSPPSVQSLAMRLLSMPGAQGAVAAGPEPPPATAGPEGPPKVHRARKTMSKPGNGQPPVPEKRPPEVQHFRMSDDVHSLGKVTSDVAKRRKLNAGGGLSEELGSARGSGEVTLEKGDPGSLEEWETVVGDDFSLYYDSYSVDERVDSDSKSEVEALAEQLSEEEEEEEEEEEEEEEEEEEEEEEEEDEESGNQSDRSGSSGRRKAKKKWRKDSPWVKPSRKRRKREPPRAKEPRGVSNDTSSLETERGFEELPLCSCRMEAPKIDRISERAGHKCMATESVDGELSGCNAAILKRETMRPSSRVALMVLCETHRARMVKHHCCPGCGYFCTAGTFLECHPDFRVAHRFHKACVSQLNGMVFCPHCGEDASEAQEVTIPRGDGVTPPAGTAAPAPPPLAQDAPGRADTSQPSARMRGHGEPRRPPCDPLADTIDSSGPSLTLPNGGCLSAVGLPPGPGREALEKALVIQESERRKKLRFHPRQLYLSVKQGELQKVILMLLDNLDPNFQSDQQSKRTPLHAAAQKGSVEICHVLLQAGANINAVDKQQRTPLMEAVVNNHLEVARYMVQRGGCVYSKEEDGSTCLHHAAKIGNLEMVSLLLSTGQVDVNAQDSGGWTPIIWAAEHKHIEVIRMLLTRGADVTLTDNEENICLHWASFTGSAAIAEVLLNARCDLHAVNYHGDTPLHIAARESYHDCVLLFLSRGANPELRNKEGDTAWDLTPERSDVWFALQLNRKLRLGVGNRAIRTERIICRDVARGYENVPIPCVNGVDGEPCPEDYKYISENCETSTMNIDRNITHLQHCTCVDDCSSSNCLCGQLSIRCWYDKDGRLLQEFNKIEPPLIFECNQACSCWRNCKNRVVQSGIKVRLQLYRTAKMGWGVRALQTIPQGTFICEYVGELISDAEADVREDDSYLFDLDNKDGEVYCIDARYYGNISRFINHLCDPNIIPVRVFMLHQDLRFPRIAFFSSRDIRTGEELGFDYGDRFWDIKSKYFTCQCGSEKCKHSAEAIALEQSRLARLDPHPELLPELSSLPPVNP is encoded by the exons ATGCGGGGTCTACCGAGAGGGAGGGGGTTGATGCGGGCCCGGGGGAGGGGTCGTGCGGCCCCTCCGGGCAGCCGAGGCCGCGGAAGGGGGGGCCCCCATAGAGGAAGAGGTAGGCCCCGGAGCCTACTCTCTCTTCCCAGGGCCCAGGCGTCCTGGGCCCCCCAACTTCCTACTGGGCTGACCAGTCCTCCTATCCCTTGTGTCCCCTCCCAGGGGGAGGCCCCTGCTGAGATGGGGGCGCTGGTGCTGGAGAAGGAGCCCAGAGGAGCCACCGAGAGAG TTCATGGCTCTTTGGGGGACACCCCTCGTAGTGAGGAGACTCTGCCCAAGGCCAACCCTGACTCCCTGGAGCCTGCTGGCCCCTCATCCCCAGCCTCTGTCACCGTGACCGTCGGCGATGAGGGGGCTGACACCCCTGTAGGGGCCACACCACTTATCGGGGAAGAACCTGAGAATCTCGAGGGAGATGGGGACCTCCATGGGGGCCGCATCCTGCTGG GCCATGCCACAAAGTCGTTCCCGTCTTCCCCCAGCAAGGGGAGTGCCTGTCCCAGCCGGGCCAAGATGTCAATGACAGGGGCTGGAAAATCACCCCCATCAGTCCAAAGTTTGGCTATGAGGCTGCTGAGTATGCCAGGGGCTCAGGGGGCAGTGGCAGCAGGACCTGAACCCCCTCCTGCTACAGCCGGCCCAGAGGGGCCACCCAAGGTCCACCGAGCCAGGAAAACCATGTCCAAACCCGGCAACGGACAG CCCCCAGTCCCTGAGAAGCGGCCCCCTGAAGTGCAGCATTTCCGCATGAGTGATGACGTGCACTCCCTGGGGAAGGTCACCTCAG ATGTGGCCAAGAGGAGGAAGCTGAACGCAGGAGGTGGCCTG TCAGAGGAGTTGGGCTCTGCCCGGGGTTCGGGAGAAGTGACCCTGGAGAAGGGAGACCCTGggtccctggaggagtgggagacAGTAGTGGGTGACGACTTCAGCCTCTACTATGATTCCTACTCTGTAGATGAGCGTGTGGACTCTGACAGCAAG TCTGAGGTTGAAGCTCTCGCTGAACAACTGagcgaggaagaggaggaggaggaagaggaagaagaggaagaagaagaggaagaggaggaagaagaggaagaagaagaagatgaggaGTCAGGCAATCAGTCAGACAGA agtGGTTCCAGCGGCCGGCGCAAAGCCAAGAAGAAATGGCGGAAGGACAGCCCCTGGGTGAAGCCATCACGGAAACGGCGGAAGCGGGAGCCTCCGAGGGCCAAGGAGCCACGAG GGGTGTCCAATGACACGTCTTCACTGGAGACTGAGCGCGGGTTTGAGGAGTTGCCCCTCTGCAGCTGCCGCATGGAGGCGCCCAAGATTGACCGCATCAGCGAGAGAGCGGGGCACAAGTGCATGGCCACGGAGAGTGTGGATGGAGAG CTGTCAGGCTGCAATGCTGCAATCCTCAAGCGGGAGACCATGAGGCCATCAAGCCGAGTGGCACTGATGGTGCTCTGTGAGACCCACCGCGCCCGCATGGTCAAACACCACTGCTGCCCGGGCTGTGGCTACTTCTGTACAGCG GGCACCTTCCTGGAGTGCCACCCCGACTTCCGTGTGGCCCACCGCTTCCACAAGGCCTGTGTGTCCCAGCTGAATGGGATGGTTTTCTGTCCTCACTGTGGGGAGGACGCATCTGAAGCCCAGGAGGTGACCATCCCCCGGGGAGACGGGGTGACCCCACCAGCCGGCACTgccgcccctgcccccccacccctggcccaggATGCCCCTGGAAGAGCAGACACTTCCCAGCCCAG CGCCCGGATGCGAGGGCATGGGGAGCCCCGGCGCCCACCCTGTGACCCTCTGGCTGACACCATCGACAGCTCAGGGCCCTCCCTGACCCTGCCCAATGGGGGCTGCCTCTCAGCCGTGGGGCTGCCACCTGGGCCAGGCCGGGAGGCCCTGGAGAAGGCCCTGGTCATCCAGGAGTCAGAGAG GCGGAAGAAACTCCGTTTCCACCCCCGGCAGTTGTACCTGTCAGTGAAGCAGGGGGAGCTGCAGAAGGTGATCCTCATGCTGT TGGACAACCTGGACCCCAACTTCCAGAGCGACCAGCAGAGCAAGCGCACGCCTCTGCATGCAGCCGCCCAGAAGGGCTCCGTGGAGATCTGCCACGTGCTGCTGCAG GCTGGAGCCAATATCAATGCAGTGGACAAGCAGCAGCGGACGCCGCTGATGGAGGCCGTGGTGAACAACCACCTGGAGGTTGCACGCTACATGGTACAGCGCGGTGGCTGTGTCTACAGCAAG GAGGAAGACGGTTCCACCTGTCTCCACCACGCAGCCAAAATTGGGAACTTGGAGATGGTCAGCCTGCTGCTCAGCACAGGACAGGTGGACGTCAATGCCCAG GACAGTGGGGGGTGGACACCCATCATCTGGGCCGCAGAGCACAAGCACATCGAGGTGATCCGCATGCTGCTGACACGGGGCGCTGACGTCACCCTCACGGACAAC GAGGAAAACATCTGCCTGCACTGGGCTTCCTTCACCGGCAGTGCCGCCATCGCCGAGGTGCTACTGAACGCCCGCTGCGACCTCCATGCTGTGAACTACCATGGGGACACGCCCCTGCACATCGCAGCCCGGGAGAGCTACCACGACTGCGTGCT gTTGTTCCTGTCACGTGGGGCAAACCCTGAACTTCGGAACAAGGAGGGGGACACAGCATGGGACCTGACTCCTGAGCGCTCTGACGTGTGGTTTGCACTCCAGCTCAACCGCAAGCTTCGGCTCGGGGTGGGAAATCGGGCCATCCGCACGGAGAGGATCATCTGCCG GGATGTGGCTCGGGGCTACGAGAATGTGCCCATTCCCTGTGTCAACGGCGTGGACGGGGAGCCCTGCCCCGAGGATTACAAGTACATCTCAGAGAACTGCGAGACGTCCACCATGAACATCGACCGCAACATCACCCACCTGCAG CACTGCACGTGTGTGGACGACTGCTCCAGCTCCAACTGCCTGTGTGGCCAGCTCAGCATCCGCTGCTGGTATGATAAG GACGGGCGGCTGCTCCAGGAATTTAACAAGATCGAGCCGCCGCTGATTTTTGAGTGTAACCAGGCGTGCTCCTGCTGGAGGAACTGCAAGAACCGCGTAGTGCAGAGCGGCATCAA GGTGCGACTGCAGCTCTACCGAACAGCCAAGATGGGCTGGGGGGTGCGCGCCCTGCAGACCATCCCCCAGGGGACCTTCATCTGCGA GTATGTCGGGGAGCTGATCTCCGATGCTGAGGCCGATGTGAGAGAGGATGATTCTTATCTCTTCGACTTAGACAACAAG GATGGAGAGGTGTACTGCATTGATGCTCGTTACTATGGCAACATCAGCCGCTTCATCAACCACCTGTGTGACCCCAACATCATCCCCGTCCGGGTCTTCATGCTGCACCAAGACCTGCGATTTCCACGCATTGCCTTCTTCAGTTCCCGAGACATCCGGActggggaggagctggg GTTTGACTATGGTGACCGCTTCTGGGACATCAAAAGCAAATATTTCACCTGCCAGTGTGGCTCTGAGAAGTGCAAGCACTCAGCCGAGGCCATCGCCCTGGAGCAGAGCCGCCTGGCCCGCCTGGACCCCCACCCTGAGCTGCTGCCTGAGCTCAGCTCCCTGCCCCCCGTCAACCCCTGA